A stretch of Camelina sativa cultivar DH55 chromosome 18, Cs, whole genome shotgun sequence DNA encodes these proteins:
- the LOC104761221 gene encoding E3 ubiquitin ligase BIG BROTHER-related-like translates to MSQPLSQAAIDEAIALGIDLQFDDLYNPDEIALIIKQREEALSIQADEEYANMLQLQEHEEFVKSLHAMEENPPNNSQHDVPSTSGGSSLPNQTATTENNNPENEIEDVISGLPTQKYRRKTWWRRRSFVPDTNECSLCAVGYEKGDKITMLPCKHAFHKDCVSNWLKENKVCCECQAEVNP, encoded by the exons ATGTCTCAACCCCTAAGTCAGGCAGCCATTGATGAAGCAATAGCATTAGGGATAGATTTGCAGTTTGATGATTTATACAACCCTGATGAAATTGCGTTGATAATTAAACAAAGAGAAg AAGCGCTTTCCATACAAGCTGATGAAGAATATGCAAATATGTTGCAATTACAGGAACATGAAGAATTTGTAAAAAGTTTGCATGCCATGGAAG AAAATCCTCCGAACAATTCTCAACATGATGTTCCTTCG ACTAGTGGAGGAAGTAGTTTACCTAATCAAACTGCTACTACTGAGAACAACAATCCAGAAAATGAAATAGAAGATGTTATCTCTGGATTACCAACTCAAAAGTACCGTCGCAAAACCTGGTGGAGAAGGAGATCATTTGTTCCCGATACAAACGA GTGTTCCCTATGTGCAGTCGGCTATGAGAAGGGAGATAAGATAACTATGTTACCATGCAAGCATGCCTTCCATAAGGATTGCGTTTCAAATTggttaaaagaaaacaag GTATGCTGTGAATGCCAAGCCGAAGTTAATCCGTAA